A stretch of Hydractinia symbiolongicarpus strain clone_291-10 chromosome 9, HSymV2.1, whole genome shotgun sequence DNA encodes these proteins:
- the LOC130657816 gene encoding inositol-trisphosphate 3-kinase B-like isoform X4 yields MAVARSSKRKRSNESMWVKLRKAVRWSPFMQNYKKQYPWIQLAGHAGGFKSGEQGTILKKASKAEIECLQKLMKDSLSPYVPEFKMIVNEDEHDFIQMQDLLQDFDQPSFVMDCKMGTRTYLEEEVNKVGKPRKDLYLKMIAVDPSEPTDYENETRSCTKPRYMQWREQLSSTATLGFRIEGIKRGENNPDKDFKKIKTEEDIASVFNRFVGNSKNLRDKYIQRLKVIKASLSSSNFFKTHEVIGSSLLFIHDAKGSCGIWLIDFGKTMPLKNGTNINHYSDWMLGNHEDGYLTGLDNMINIWTNMDCEKT; encoded by the exons ATGGCAGTGGCTAGAAGCAGTAAAAGAAAACGATCGAAT GAGAGTATGTGGGTGAAGCTTCGCAAAGCTGTTCGCTGGTCACCCTTCATGCAAAATTACAAAAAGCAGTATCCGTGGATCCAACTAGCTGGACATGCTG GTGGATTTAAATCTGGCGAACAGGGAACCATATTAAAAAAAGCAAGCAAAGCTGAAATCGAGTGTCTACAAAAGTTAATGAAGGATTCTCTAAGTCCCTATGTCCCCGAATTTAAAATGATCGTCAACGAAGATGAACACGATTTCATTCAAATGCAAGACTTGTTGCAAGATTTTGATCAGCCGTCTTTTGTTATGGACTGTAAGATGGGAACAAG aACGTATTTAGAAGAAGAAGTTAACAAAGTAGGCAAACCCAGAAAG gatttatatttaaaaatgattGCTGTGGATCCTTCAGAACCTACTGATTATGAGAACGAAACACGTAGTTGTACGAAACCACGATACATGCAATGGAGAGAACAGCTTAGTTCAACAGCCACGCTCGGTTTTCGGATAGAAGGTATTAAG AGGGGTGAGAATAATCCGGATAAagattttaagaaaattaaaactgAAGAAGATATCGCGTCAGTCTTCAATAGATTTGTTGGAAATAGCAAAAACTTAAGG GATAAATATATTCAAAGACTAAAAGTCATCAAGGCTTCTCTGTCGTCATCCAATTTCTTTAAAACGCACGAG GTCATTGGTAGCTCCTTATTGTTTATTCATGATGCTAAAGGATCGTGTGGAATATGGTTAATAGACTTCGGTAAAACAATGCCGTTAAAAAATGGCACTAACATTAATCACTACAGTGACTGGATGCTTGGCAACCACGAAGATGGTTACCTTACCGGATTGGACAACATGATAAATATTTGGACTAACATGGATTGCGAGAAAACGTAA
- the LOC130657816 gene encoding inositol-trisphosphate 3-kinase B-like isoform X3: MTLKIVLADVLDKITNVLESMWVKLRKAVRWSPFMQNYKKQYPWIQLAGHAGGFKSGEQGTILKKASKAEIECLQKLMKDSLSPYVPEFKMIVNEDEHDFIQMQDLLQDFDQPSFVMDCKMGTRTYLEEEVNKVGKPRKDLYLKMIAVDPSEPTDYENETRSCTKPRYMQWREQLSSTATLGFRIEGIKRGENNPDKDFKKIKTEEDIASVFNRFVGNSKNLRDKYIQRLKVIKASLSSSNFFKTHEVIGSSLLFIHDAKGSCGIWLIDFGKTMPLKNGTNINHYSDWMLGNHEDGYLTGLDNMINIWTNMDCEKT; this comes from the exons ATGACGCTCAAGATTGTCCTTGCTGATGTATTAGACAAAATTACAAATGTTTTA GAGAGTATGTGGGTGAAGCTTCGCAAAGCTGTTCGCTGGTCACCCTTCATGCAAAATTACAAAAAGCAGTATCCGTGGATCCAACTAGCTGGACATGCTG GTGGATTTAAATCTGGCGAACAGGGAACCATATTAAAAAAAGCAAGCAAAGCTGAAATCGAGTGTCTACAAAAGTTAATGAAGGATTCTCTAAGTCCCTATGTCCCCGAATTTAAAATGATCGTCAACGAAGATGAACACGATTTCATTCAAATGCAAGACTTGTTGCAAGATTTTGATCAGCCGTCTTTTGTTATGGACTGTAAGATGGGAACAAG aACGTATTTAGAAGAAGAAGTTAACAAAGTAGGCAAACCCAGAAAG gatttatatttaaaaatgattGCTGTGGATCCTTCAGAACCTACTGATTATGAGAACGAAACACGTAGTTGTACGAAACCACGATACATGCAATGGAGAGAACAGCTTAGTTCAACAGCCACGCTCGGTTTTCGGATAGAAGGTATTAAG AGGGGTGAGAATAATCCGGATAAagattttaagaaaattaaaactgAAGAAGATATCGCGTCAGTCTTCAATAGATTTGTTGGAAATAGCAAAAACTTAAGG GATAAATATATTCAAAGACTAAAAGTCATCAAGGCTTCTCTGTCGTCATCCAATTTCTTTAAAACGCACGAG GTCATTGGTAGCTCCTTATTGTTTATTCATGATGCTAAAGGATCGTGTGGAATATGGTTAATAGACTTCGGTAAAACAATGCCGTTAAAAAATGGCACTAACATTAATCACTACAGTGACTGGATGCTTGGCAACCACGAAGATGGTTACCTTACCGGATTGGACAACATGATAAATATTTGGACTAACATGGATTGCGAGAAAACGTAA
- the LOC130657816 gene encoding inositol-trisphosphate 3-kinase B-like isoform X5, protein MKKIRISRWKIKESMWVKLRKAVRWSPFMQNYKKQYPWIQLAGHAGGFKSGEQGTILKKASKAEIECLQKLMKDSLSPYVPEFKMIVNEDEHDFIQMQDLLQDFDQPSFVMDCKMGTRTYLEEEVNKVGKPRKDLYLKMIAVDPSEPTDYENETRSCTKPRYMQWREQLSSTATLGFRIEGIKRGENNPDKDFKKIKTEEDIASVFNRFVGNSKNLRDKYIQRLKVIKASLSSSNFFKTHEVIGSSLLFIHDAKGSCGIWLIDFGKTMPLKNGTNINHYSDWMLGNHEDGYLTGLDNMINIWTNMDCEKT, encoded by the exons GAGAGTATGTGGGTGAAGCTTCGCAAAGCTGTTCGCTGGTCACCCTTCATGCAAAATTACAAAAAGCAGTATCCGTGGATCCAACTAGCTGGACATGCTG GTGGATTTAAATCTGGCGAACAGGGAACCATATTAAAAAAAGCAAGCAAAGCTGAAATCGAGTGTCTACAAAAGTTAATGAAGGATTCTCTAAGTCCCTATGTCCCCGAATTTAAAATGATCGTCAACGAAGATGAACACGATTTCATTCAAATGCAAGACTTGTTGCAAGATTTTGATCAGCCGTCTTTTGTTATGGACTGTAAGATGGGAACAAG aACGTATTTAGAAGAAGAAGTTAACAAAGTAGGCAAACCCAGAAAG gatttatatttaaaaatgattGCTGTGGATCCTTCAGAACCTACTGATTATGAGAACGAAACACGTAGTTGTACGAAACCACGATACATGCAATGGAGAGAACAGCTTAGTTCAACAGCCACGCTCGGTTTTCGGATAGAAGGTATTAAG AGGGGTGAGAATAATCCGGATAAagattttaagaaaattaaaactgAAGAAGATATCGCGTCAGTCTTCAATAGATTTGTTGGAAATAGCAAAAACTTAAGG GATAAATATATTCAAAGACTAAAAGTCATCAAGGCTTCTCTGTCGTCATCCAATTTCTTTAAAACGCACGAG GTCATTGGTAGCTCCTTATTGTTTATTCATGATGCTAAAGGATCGTGTGGAATATGGTTAATAGACTTCGGTAAAACAATGCCGTTAAAAAATGGCACTAACATTAATCACTACAGTGACTGGATGCTTGGCAACCACGAAGATGGTTACCTTACCGGATTGGACAACATGATAAATATTTGGACTAACATGGATTGCGAGAAAACGTAA
- the LOC130657816 gene encoding inositol-trisphosphate 3-kinase B-like isoform X2, whose protein sequence is MDVHFPSCCLSLFCCSSEAFIFYVESMWVKLRKAVRWSPFMQNYKKQYPWIQLAGHAGGFKSGEQGTILKKASKAEIECLQKLMKDSLSPYVPEFKMIVNEDEHDFIQMQDLLQDFDQPSFVMDCKMGTRTYLEEEVNKVGKPRKDLYLKMIAVDPSEPTDYENETRSCTKPRYMQWREQLSSTATLGFRIEGIKRGENNPDKDFKKIKTEEDIASVFNRFVGNSKNLRDKYIQRLKVIKASLSSSNFFKTHEVIGSSLLFIHDAKGSCGIWLIDFGKTMPLKNGTNINHYSDWMLGNHEDGYLTGLDNMINIWTNMDCEKT, encoded by the exons atggatgttcattttccttcgTGTTGTTTAAGTTTATTTTGCTGTTCAAGTGAAGcctttatattttatgtg GAGAGTATGTGGGTGAAGCTTCGCAAAGCTGTTCGCTGGTCACCCTTCATGCAAAATTACAAAAAGCAGTATCCGTGGATCCAACTAGCTGGACATGCTG GTGGATTTAAATCTGGCGAACAGGGAACCATATTAAAAAAAGCAAGCAAAGCTGAAATCGAGTGTCTACAAAAGTTAATGAAGGATTCTCTAAGTCCCTATGTCCCCGAATTTAAAATGATCGTCAACGAAGATGAACACGATTTCATTCAAATGCAAGACTTGTTGCAAGATTTTGATCAGCCGTCTTTTGTTATGGACTGTAAGATGGGAACAAG aACGTATTTAGAAGAAGAAGTTAACAAAGTAGGCAAACCCAGAAAG gatttatatttaaaaatgattGCTGTGGATCCTTCAGAACCTACTGATTATGAGAACGAAACACGTAGTTGTACGAAACCACGATACATGCAATGGAGAGAACAGCTTAGTTCAACAGCCACGCTCGGTTTTCGGATAGAAGGTATTAAG AGGGGTGAGAATAATCCGGATAAagattttaagaaaattaaaactgAAGAAGATATCGCGTCAGTCTTCAATAGATTTGTTGGAAATAGCAAAAACTTAAGG GATAAATATATTCAAAGACTAAAAGTCATCAAGGCTTCTCTGTCGTCATCCAATTTCTTTAAAACGCACGAG GTCATTGGTAGCTCCTTATTGTTTATTCATGATGCTAAAGGATCGTGTGGAATATGGTTAATAGACTTCGGTAAAACAATGCCGTTAAAAAATGGCACTAACATTAATCACTACAGTGACTGGATGCTTGGCAACCACGAAGATGGTTACCTTACCGGATTGGACAACATGATAAATATTTGGACTAACATGGATTGCGAGAAAACGTAA